In Campylobacter sp. VBCF_01 NA2, one DNA window encodes the following:
- the coaE gene encoding dephospho-CoA kinase (Dephospho-CoA kinase (CoaE) performs the final step in coenzyme A biosynthesis.): protein MAYKNGYVITGSIGSGKSSVSKILRDLGYQIIDADEISHQLLDKSWIDISKIFGNEYIIKDGKSVRIRRKKLGDLVFNDKAELVKLEAILHPKIKDEILRQSEILEHLNKPFFADIPLYFERQKYDEFDKIIVVYAPHDLLIERIMERNALTREQAELRVSLQADIEFKRANANFVIENVSDKITLEKNVKKFLKEIN, encoded by the coding sequence ATGGCATATAAAAATGGTTATGTAATCACAGGCTCGATAGGATCTGGCAAATCTAGCGTTAGTAAAATTTTGCGTGATTTGGGCTATCAAATCATCGACGCAGACGAAATCTCGCACCAGCTACTGGACAAATCCTGGATAGATATTTCAAAAATTTTTGGCAATGAATACATTATAAAAGACGGCAAATCCGTGCGAATCCGCAGGAAAAAGCTAGGCGATTTGGTCTTTAACGACAAGGCAGAGCTTGTCAAACTAGAAGCAATCTTGCACCCAAAAATCAAAGATGAAATTCTAAGACAATCTGAAATTTTAGAACACCTAAATAAGCCGTTTTTTGCCGATATTCCGCTGTATTTCGAGCGCCAAAAATACGATGAATTCGACAAAATCATAGTCGTATATGCCCCGCACGACTTGCTTATAGAGCGCATTATGGAGCGAAACGCACTAACGCGTGAGCAAGCCGAGCTTAGAGTTAGTTTGCAAGCAGATATCGAATTTAAGCGTGCAAACGCAAATTTTGTTATAGAAAATGTTAGCGATAAAATAACACTTGAAAAAAATGTGAAAAAATTTTTAAAGGAGATAAATTGA
- a CDS encoding diaminopimelate epimerase, with protein MNFSKYNACGNDFVVVEFSQSAERGSLARVLCNRAEGIGANGFISLSNQKTPGSKDNNIIVEYYNPDGTRSPISANAAMVVCMYAYERFLAGKNVKFKNDANVINGEIRGFDTGRSVSFGTKKRDSNFGQIYGMGSNRAITANVEVEFDNVNRLGEGFMSNGHMWYLYEVGMPNVVTFVKDLSAYNHTLATEFSEKFNANVSYAEMSNTGVRVRTYAHGAKKEVLSCGTGIASAYIAGRAHYNLSENANMACVSGEKIGVKMRGETACISGDVRHLFDGDFIA; from the coding sequence TTGAATTTTTCAAAGTATAACGCATGCGGAAATGATTTTGTAGTAGTTGAGTTTTCACAAAGTGCCGAGCGTGGCAGTCTAGCTAGGGTGCTTTGCAACCGCGCAGAGGGTATCGGGGCGAATGGATTTATTTCGTTAAGCAACCAAAAAACCCCTGGAAGTAAAGACAATAATATCATTGTGGAATATTACAACCCAGACGGCACTAGAAGCCCGATAAGCGCAAACGCCGCAATGGTCGTGTGTATGTATGCTTATGAGCGATTTTTGGCTGGCAAAAATGTGAAATTCAAAAACGACGCCAATGTAATAAACGGCGAAATTCGCGGATTTGACACAGGCAGAAGCGTGAGTTTTGGCACAAAAAAACGAGATTCGAATTTTGGTCAAATTTATGGCATGGGCTCAAACCGCGCAATCACAGCAAATGTCGAGGTCGAGTTTGATAATGTCAATCGCCTTGGCGAGGGATTTATGAGCAATGGCCACATGTGGTATTTATACGAGGTCGGTATGCCAAATGTCGTAACCTTTGTCAAAGATTTGAGCGCATACAACCACACCCTAGCTACCGAGTTTAGCGAGAAATTTAATGCCAATGTAAGTTATGCTGAGATGAGTAACACGGGGGTTAGGGTGCGCACATACGCACACGGCGCGAAAAAAGAGGTGCTATCATGCGGAACTGGCATAGCTAGTGCATATATCGCGGGCAGAGCGCACTATAATCTGAGCGAAAACGCAAATATGGCGTGCGTGAGTGGCGAAAAAATCGGCGTAAAAATGCGTGGCGAGACTGCGTGCATATCAGGCGATGTCAGACACCTTTTCGACGGCGATTTTATCGCGTAA
- a CDS encoding VOC family protein, with translation MKIKNIDHFVILSANLEATLKFYGEILGLEIVQNGAKMAVKFGDSKINIHQKLAEFLPVAKNQTYGSADFCLIAQGDIDEIAREITSRGAVIELGPVERTGALGKMKSVYLYDPDGNLVEISVY, from the coding sequence GTGAAAATCAAAAATATCGATCACTTTGTGATTTTAAGCGCAAATTTAGAGGCGACGCTGAAATTTTACGGCGAAATTTTAGGCCTTGAAATCGTGCAAAACGGCGCCAAAATGGCGGTTAAATTCGGAGATTCTAAAATCAATATCCACCAAAAACTAGCCGAATTTCTACCCGTAGCGAAAAATCAAACCTACGGCTCGGCTGATTTTTGCCTAATCGCTCAGGGCGACATCGATGAAATCGCGCGCGAAATCACCTCTCGTGGCGCTGTGATCGAGTTAGGACCTGTGGAACGAACCGGCGCGCTTGGCAAGATGAAAAGCGTGTATTTATACGATCCAGACGGAAATTTGGTCGAAATTTCTGTTTATTAA